A genomic window from Equus asinus isolate D_3611 breed Donkey chromosome 25, EquAss-T2T_v2, whole genome shotgun sequence includes:
- the LOC106846209 gene encoding small proline-rich protein 2A-like: protein MSYQQQQQCKVPCQPPPQVPEPCPPKVPVPCPPKVPEPCPPPPGQQEYPPVKCPPGQQKYPPKQK from the coding sequence ATGTCCTATCAGCAGCAGCAACAATGCAAAGTTccctgccagccccctccccaggtcccTGAGCCCTGCCCTCCCAAGGTGCCTGTGCCTTGCCCTCCCAAGGTGCCTGAGCCGTGTCCCCCACCTCCCGGCCAGCAGGAGTATCCCCCTGTTAAGTGCCCCCCTGGCCAGCAAAAATACCCGCCGAAGCAGAAGTGA
- the LELP1 gene encoding late cornified envelope-like proline-rich protein 1, protein MSSDDKNKSSESKNEPKNCEPRCEQKCENKCQPSCLKKLLQRCSEKCPRERCPAPPKCSLCPPPCPPPCPPPCPPTCPPTCPPPCPPKPCVKPCPPKCPPPCPPPE, encoded by the coding sequence atgtcgagtgatgataaaaataaatctagCGAATCCAAGAATGAGCCCAAGAACTGTGAACCCAGGTGTGAACAAAAGTGTGAGAACAAATGCCAACCTAGCTGTTTAAAGAAGCTGCTGCAACGGTGCTCTGAAAAGTGCCCACGGGAAAGGTGCCCAGCACCACCGAAGTGCTCACTGTGCCCCCCACCATGCCCACCACCGTGCCCTCCACCGTGCCCTCCAACGTGCCCTCCAACGTGCCCTCCGCCATGCCCTCCCAAGCCCTGTGTCAAGCCCTGTCCTCCTAAATGCCCACCACCCTGCCCGCCCCCAGAGTGA